From one Oncorhynchus tshawytscha isolate Ot180627B unplaced genomic scaffold, Otsh_v2.0 Un_contig_6853_pilon_pilon, whole genome shotgun sequence genomic stretch:
- the rgs9a gene encoding regulator of G-protein signaling 9a — MVGFIFCSGPSEDIDYGGFIFCSGPSEDIDYGGFIFCSGPSGDIDYGGFIFCSGPSEDIDYDYGGFIFCSGPSGDIDYGGFIFCSGPSGDIDYGGFIFCSGPSGDIDYGGFIFCSGPSEDIDYGGFIFCSGPSEDIDYGGFIFCSGPSGDIDYAVYLARRNIRKKGMLEPYEQQHYDNLHKWMNPKWDFIVMQATEQYKANKERKKPDRVVLDCQERAYWIVHRPPRRTHSAMDYGLDRLIDPNAEEVLTFDVVRRTNIFLTQALMRSAVKSSVSLTAFVKFVTTHHNHDPFLTTPVPSNPWITDSDEFWQLNSRSVDIPTKLSVERWVLSFWELISDPRGRVDFKLFLKKEHSGQNMAFYEAAEEMRWGAASAMCVTFLKPGAPRWINIDGRTMGLTVKGLVVPHRYVLDAAQTHIFLLMKKDTFYRYLKSPVHKDMQKRALVPAPHVFTDAQLEANVRNRNPGISPILQWQQEEEEKAAAAVAARPIDVKAMVATNKLDRK; from the exons ATGGTGGGGTTTATCTTCTGTAGTGGCCCCTCTGAGGACATAGACTATGGTGGGTTTATCTTCTGTAGTGGCCCCTCTGAGGACATAGACTATGGTGGGTTTATCTTCTGTAGTGGCCCCTCTGGGGACATAGACTATGGTGGGTTTATCTTCTGTAGTGGCCCCTCTGAGGACATAGACTATG ACTATGGTGGGTTTATCTTCTGTAGTGGCCCCTCTGGGGACATAGACTATGGTGGGTTTATCTTCTGTAGTGGCCCCTCTGGGGACATAGACTATGGTGGGTTTATCTTCTGTAGTGGCCCCTCTGGGGACATAGACTATGGTGGGTTTATCTTCTGTAGTGGCCCCTCTGAGGACATAGACTATGGTGGGTTTATCTTCTGTAGTGGCCCCTCTGAGGACATAGACTATGGTGGGTTTATCTTCTGTAGTGGCCCCTCTGGGGACATAGACTATG CCGTCTATCTGGCCAGGAGAAACATCCGGAAGAAGGGGATGCTGGAGCCCTATGAGCAG caacactacgaCAATCTCCACAAATGGATGAACCCCAAGTGGGATTTCATCGTGATGCAGGCTACAGAGCAGTACAA ggctAATAAAGAGAGGAAGAAGCCAGACAGAGTGGTGTTGGACTGTCAGGAGAGAGCCTACTGGATAGTACACAGGCCACCA CGTCGGACACACAGTGCCATGGACTATGGTCTGGACCGTCTCATTGACCCCAATGCAGAGGAG GTGTTGACCTTCGACGTGGTCAGGAGAACC AACATTTTCCTTACACAAGCCCTAATGAGGTCAGCTGTCAAATCGTCTGTGTCCCTCACAGC cTTCGTCAAGTTCGTGACAACCCACCACAATCACGACCCGTTCCTGACAACCCCTGTCCCCAGCAACCCTTGGATAACGGACAGTGATGAGTTCTGGCAACTCAACTCAAGAAG tgTGGACATCCCCACTAAGTTGAGTGTGGAGCGTTGGGTCTTGAGCTTCTGGGAGCTGATCAGTGACCCACGAGGCAGAGTCGACTTCAAGCTCTTCCTCAAGAAGGAGCACAgtggtca GAACATGGCGTTCTACGAGGCAGCTGAGGAGATGAGGTGGGGAGCAGCGTCTGCCATGTGTGT cacctTCCTGAAGCCTGGAGCTCCTCGATGGATCAACATCGATGGTCGTACCATGGGGCTGACAGTGAAGGGTCTGGTTGTTCCTCACCGCTACGTGCTGGACGCTGCCCAGACACACATCTTCCTGCTCATgaagaag gatACGTTCTACCGGTACCTGAAGTCTCCGGTCCATAAAGACATGCAGAAGAGGGCTCTGGTCCCGGCGCCCCACGTCTTCAC tgaTGCCCAGTTGGAGGCCAATGTGAGGAATCGTAACCCAGGCATCAGCCCCATCCTGCagtggcagcaggaggaggaggagaaggcagCAGCAGCTGTTGCTGCCAGGCCCATTGACGTCAAAGCCATGGTGGCCACCAACAAGCTGGACAGGAAGTAG